DNA from Candidatus Bathyarchaeota archaeon:
AAAAAACTGCGCGTAGATCTTGGCCTATACCAGCTAGAAAAATTCGAATCCTAAAACCTTCCAGATAAAATTCTCCTAAGGCTTGCAAATTCCCTTTTTAACCTCATACTCCAAGGTATCGATCTACCGAAAGGCTTCACGGCTCCGTTTTTTATCGCTTTAACTATCTCGTTAATACCTGCTTCAGCGTCAACAAGAGTATAGGCCATTCCAACTTCAGGCGCATAATGAGCATCACTCCCCCCTGTTTGAGGAAGATTAAGTTTATTCGCCATTTCCCGGTTTTTACGCACTGAAAAAGAGAATGGTACTGCAGAAGAGTTGATGACTTCCATTGCATCGAAATTTCGATTAAGCTGTTCCTCCTCGATTCCCTTAAAGAACGCGGTCGGATGAGCAACTATTGCCAGTCCGTCAGCGTCATGAATTTCGTCGATAGTTTCAGCAAAAGATAAACCAGCCTTAACAGTAGTGTTGATGTTTAGTGCCAAAACATGGCCTTGCTTCGTCGTAATCTCAATTCCAGGAATAATTAGTAGACTTCGAATTTTGCTGAACTCCCGTAATCCCCCGACAGTGTCATGGTCTGCTATGGCAACTCCGTCTAGACGCCGCCTTTTCGAGTAAACGGCCAACTCTTCGGGTGTAATAAAAGCGTCACAAGAATATTTTGTGTGAACGTGCATGTCAATTCTTAAAGGCAAAGAGGTTTCACTTTATTTTGCTTCCAGCCTCGACTGACTTGTCGGGTTGAATGATTGAAATGCTTTTACCATCCTCTGCCGCTAAAATCATTACTTCAGAATCTAAGCCAAAAACACGTTTAGGTGTAAGATTAGTCAAAACAGCAATGTTTTTGCCTTCCAGCTGTGTTGGCTTATAATGCTGAGCGATGCCTGCTACGGCCTGTTTCAGTTCTCCAGCACCTATGTCAATGGTTAGTTTCACAAGATTCCTTGATTGAGGAACGTTTTCTGCCTTAACAATCTTGCCTATTCGTAAGTCGAGCTTAGAGAACTCTTCAAATGTTACGGTGGACGGTGTAGTTTTCGTCTTTTCCAACTTGCTCTGCAACTCCTCTCCGCTTACCTCTATCTTGCTAAATAACGGTTTTGACTTCTTTACTTTATGACTTGAGGGTAAAAGCTTTGTTGCTTCATCCCACTTTTGCAAACATGTCTCGAATGACAAATTGAGAAGAGCTGAAATCCTCTCAGAAGTGAACGGAATGAATGGCTCAAGAGTTATTGCCAGAGTTTTGACAATTTGGACAGCGACGTAGAGCGTATTTGCGGCTTTTTGCCTATTGGCCTTGAGGAGGTTCCACGGTTCCTTTTCGTTGAAATACTTGTTTCCTATACGGCTGATGTCAATAATTTTCTGCAAGGCCGACTGCAGCTTGCAGCTTTCCAAGTTTTCCGCCGCCTCCGCTACTCTTTTTTCCACAGCTCTGAGAACGCGTTTGTCGTAGGCGTCAAGGTTGTGTGTTTTAGGCACCGAGCTCTCAAAATGTTGATTAATGAATGTTAAAGTCCTGTGTATGAAGTTACCTAAAGTATCATTAAGATCAGCATTTATCTTTTCTATGAAAATATCCCATGAAAAATTTGTGTCCTTTGTTTCTGGGCGCGTGGATACGAGGAAGTAACGCCAATAGTCTGCTGAGAACAATTCTAGGGCTTCATCTATCCAGATACCCACTCTGTGGCTTTTAGAGAACCTTTCGCCTTTAAATTGCAAAAATTCAGTTGAAGAAATATTCCACGGCAGGTTGTACTCTTCTTCTATAGCAAGAAGCAAAGCTGGAAGGATAATGGTGTGAAAGGGAATGTTGTCTTTACCAATAAAATACAAAGTTTTGACATCTTTATCGAACCAAAACTCCTTCCATTTTTCTCCCTCTTCACGGTTTTCGAAGTATTCGATCGTAGCTGAGACATAGCCAAGAACAGCCTCAAACCAAACATATATTGTTTTGTTTTCTGCTCCGGGAAAGGGTGCAGGGATTCCCCATTTATTGTCTCGGGTTAACGCTCGGGGCTTAAGTCCTTCGTTGATTATATTCAGGCTAAATTTTCTAGCGTTAGAGGGCAATCTGCTGTTACTCTTTATGAATTGGCGAAGCTGACCAGTGAATTTTGGCAAGTCAAAGTACCAGTGCTCGACTTTTTTTATAATGGGTGTAGATTTACAGA
Protein-coding regions in this window:
- a CDS encoding CehA/McbA family metallohydrolase; this translates as MPLRIDMHVHTKYSCDAFITPEELAVYSKRRRLDGVAIADHDTVGGLREFSKIRSLLIIPGIEITTKQGHVLALNINTTVKAGLSFAETIDEIHDADGLAIVAHPTAFFKGIEEEQLNRNFDAMEVINSSAVPFSFSVRKNREMANKLNLPQTGGSDAHYAPEVGMAYTLVDAEAGINEIVKAIKNGAVKPFGRSIPWSMRLKREFASLRRILSGRF
- the metG gene encoding methionine--tRNA ligase, which produces MVTCAWPYINYMPHLGTLIGSILSADVVARYYRLRGEDVVFVTGSDEHGTPVEVEAVRLGIPPRQLTDRNHARVVDLWKKWGISFDNYTRTESPVHKSFVKNVFSKIYKNGYIFSQETELPYCSNCDRFLPDRFIEGICPDCGAEGARGDQCSSCGHLLEPAELVDPYCTICKSTPIIKKVEHWYFDLPKFTGQLRQFIKSNSRLPSNARKFSLNIINEGLKPRALTRDNKWGIPAPFPGAENKTIYVWFEAVLGYVSATIEYFENREEGEKWKEFWFDKDVKTLYFIGKDNIPFHTIILPALLLAIEEEYNLPWNISSTEFLQFKGERFSKSHRVGIWIDEALELFSADYWRYFLVSTRPETKDTNFSWDIFIEKINADLNDTLGNFIHRTLTFINQHFESSVPKTHNLDAYDKRVLRAVEKRVAEAAENLESCKLQSALQKIIDISRIGNKYFNEKEPWNLLKANRQKAANTLYVAVQIVKTLAITLEPFIPFTSERISALLNLSFETCLQKWDEATKLLPSSHKVKKSKPLFSKIEVSGEELQSKLEKTKTTPSTVTFEEFSKLDLRIGKIVKAENVPQSRNLVKLTIDIGAGELKQAVAGIAQHYKPTQLEGKNIAVLTNLTPKRVFGLDSEVMILAAEDGKSISIIQPDKSVEAGSKIK